In Gracilimonas sp., a single window of DNA contains:
- a CDS encoding DUF4559 domain-containing protein: MGSNRKYLLEYWLDLRIHEKEELEKDVARKLQRFDVEYEVDQSNKFYVLTIKGGKNDVNACYERFNVYKEGAFRARDELGDELRKEAYNILSDIETELRNFISKAMIEVLGFNWWDRIPNKLKERAEEIAKSSNKKEEELHHPIEFTMFSGLIEIVTGKFTQWPKNKSLTVSDLEELLLEKNSMDELRIDLAEKSKTVSIWDDVFSKYFDDQITWIELEDELTNRVIPIRNKVMHHRMLRIYEVKELKKHRTKLLDVLGNAKPKLPARSISEAMKNISTVFENIKFQINSDLANALAFQVSTEFQESMQLLRDSQSQALKELFESTNIGNLKLGNKGITNDSDSEEADIDDDDNEEE, from the coding sequence ATGGGTTCAAATAGGAAATATCTTCTTGAATACTGGCTCGATTTGCGAATTCATGAAAAAGAAGAATTGGAAAAAGATGTAGCAAGAAAATTACAACGATTTGATGTAGAATATGAAGTTGATCAGAGTAACAAGTTCTATGTGTTAACAATAAAAGGAGGTAAGAATGATGTTAATGCCTGCTATGAAAGATTTAATGTTTACAAAGAAGGGGCCTTTCGAGCAAGAGACGAGCTTGGGGATGAATTAAGGAAGGAAGCTTACAATATTTTATCTGACATTGAAACTGAACTGAGAAATTTTATCAGTAAAGCTATGATTGAGGTTCTAGGCTTTAATTGGTGGGATCGAATTCCAAATAAATTAAAAGAACGAGCAGAAGAAATCGCAAAGAGTTCAAATAAGAAAGAGGAAGAACTCCACCATCCTATTGAATTCACAATGTTCAGTGGACTTATTGAAATTGTAACAGGAAAGTTTACTCAGTGGCCAAAAAATAAATCATTAACTGTTTCTGATTTAGAAGAATTACTTCTTGAAAAAAATTCAATGGATGAACTTAGAATTGATCTGGCAGAAAAAAGTAAAACAGTGTCGATATGGGATGATGTATTTTCTAAATATTTTGATGATCAAATAACATGGATTGAACTCGAAGATGAATTAACTAATCGAGTTATACCAATTCGAAATAAAGTTATGCATCACAGAATGTTACGGATCTATGAAGTAAAAGAATTGAAAAAACATAGAACAAAGTTACTTGATGTTCTTGGTAATGCTAAACCAAAATTACCAGCGCGTAGTATATCTGAAGCAATGAAAAATATTTCAACTGTTTTTGAAAATATTAAATTTCAGATTAATTCTGATTTGGCAAATGCATTAGCGTTTCAAGTTTCAACAGAATTTCAAGAATCAATGCAACTTCTTAGAGATTCTCAGTCACAAGCTTTAAAAGAGTTATTTGAATCAACTAACATTGGGAATTTAAAACTTGGAAATAAAGGAATAACTAACGACTCAGATTCAGAAGAGGCTGATATAGACGATGATGATAATGAAGAGGAGTAA
- a CDS encoding toll/interleukin-1 receptor domain-containing protein gives MKKLQKIDLVDIIGRELQSRMGFREIDAYFTEYGIPTDHTPSANSKWVYVKEVLAGVDDEVIFEIARELEIDHPLVSRTPVVKDEEATFWKPGYFRLFLSHLSIHKVTVGRLKGSLEKFGISSFVAHEDIEPTKLWEKEIEKGLFSMDALCAILMPGFKESNWTDQEVGVAIGRGILVIPVRKDLDPYGFIGKFQGFQANNKSIGEVAEGIFQIISSNPKTRSNYINKLTDLFLVSNNPEEGLNRIKTIKMIKDFPEEKAISLHSGILENQNLESVKILTEFNSFLKQFNLSAISISDFNKKEIEDLDDDLPF, from the coding sequence ATGAAAAAGCTTCAAAAAATTGATTTAGTTGATATCATAGGACGAGAACTACAAAGCAGAATGGGTTTTCGCGAAATTGATGCCTATTTCACCGAATATGGAATACCGACTGATCATACACCAAGCGCAAACAGCAAATGGGTTTACGTTAAAGAAGTATTAGCTGGGGTTGATGATGAAGTAATATTTGAAATTGCACGGGAATTAGAGATCGACCATCCTTTAGTTTCAAGAACTCCTGTCGTTAAAGATGAGGAAGCTACTTTTTGGAAACCGGGTTACTTCCGTTTATTTCTAAGTCATCTTTCAATTCATAAAGTAACAGTGGGAAGACTTAAGGGATCACTCGAGAAATTTGGGATAAGCAGCTTTGTTGCACACGAAGACATAGAGCCAACAAAATTATGGGAAAAAGAAATTGAAAAAGGATTATTTTCAATGGATGCTTTATGCGCAATCCTCATGCCTGGTTTTAAAGAAAGTAATTGGACTGATCAAGAGGTTGGCGTAGCTATTGGGCGGGGTATTTTAGTAATTCCGGTAAGAAAAGATTTAGACCCTTATGGTTTCATTGGCAAATTTCAAGGATTTCAAGCAAATAATAAATCCATTGGTGAAGTTGCAGAGGGTATTTTTCAAATTATTAGTTCCAATCCTAAAACAAGGTCGAATTATATAAACAAGCTTACAGATTTATTTTTGGTTTCAAACAATCCAGAGGAAGGACTTAATAGAATCAAGACAATTAAAATGATAAAAGATTTCCCAGAAGAGAAAGCTATATCATTACATTCGGGCATTTTAGAAAATCAAAACTTGGAATCTGTTAAGATTTTAACTGAATTTAATTCATTTCTTAAGCAGTTTAATTTGTCTGCAATTAGCATTTCTGATTTTAATAAAAAAGAAATAGAGGACTTGGATGATGACTTGCCATTTTAG